In Phreatobacter cathodiphilus, the genomic window AAACAAGGGCTACCGTCGCCTGTTGCGCCGGATGAAACTTGTTAACGATATAGTTGGCCCCCTGTTCGGCGTCCTGCATCCCTTCCAGGCGCGGCACCGTGCCGTGCAGGGCGAAGTGAAGTGCTTCGAAGATCGAGCTTTTACCGACCCCGTTGGGCGCATGGACGGAATTGACGGCATCGTGCTTGAACTTCAGCACGAGGGGATCGCCGTCATTGTTGATGCCACGAAATCCCTCGATGGCGGCGGAGGCGAGGAAATACCGGCTCATTCCGCAGGCCCTTCCGGCAGGCCGTCGAGCGCGGCGAGGACCGCCCCGTTGAACTCTTGAACGGCCTGACGGGTGCGGGTCGCATCACCGTCGCGCGCCAGCAGCGCTAGATTGTCGAAAAGAATGCGGGCGCAATCGGCATCGATGCGCTCCGCTTCCGCCCGGAAACGGGCAAGGTTGTCCGAGAATGACAATGCCGGATCAAATTCCATACGCCCCCCCCCAATACCGCGTCGTTAGAGATACGCGGGCAGCTTCGCCTTCCATTCGCTCATCAGGATCAAGGTGCCTTCTACGGTCTCGCCGTTGTTGACCAGTTCGAGCTCGCCGACCGGCGTTGCCTCGTCCCATTCGAAATGGTCCGAGAGGAACGACAGCGCGTCGCGCTTGTAGGCCGTGTCGAGATTGTCAAGCTGGTCGCCCTTGGTTTCCAGCACTGTGATCCGCTTCGCTTCGCCGTCGCGCTGCACGGCGAAGATGAAATCCGGATAGATTTTGGCCCTCTTCCACCCCTGAACGCCGTATTGCGTCCGCGCGACATTGCGGTGCCACCATGCTAGCGTCTTCTCACCGTCGAGATAGACCGCTACGTCCCGCTCGTCGCTATTCAGCTCTTTCTCGTAAACCGGCGCGAACAGGCTCTTTTCGAGCGGGCCGCCCGTGCGGTTCAGGAGCTGGCGCGCGTTCTCCGGTTCCGTCGTTTCAATGCTGAACGGCATCCGCCAGTTGCGGCCATCAAGGCGCAACCGGAACTGAATGCGTCCTGCCGCGACCTCGGCCTTGAACAGGGCCTCGGCGTGCGCGTTCCGCGCGGCATCGAGGCCCTTGCGCAGCTCTTCCACGATCAGGCTGGCGAGCAATCCGAGCTTAGCGTCATCGAAGCCGCGCGCCCGAAGGGCCGTAACCGTTGCGCCGACAATCTCGCGGCCGACGAAGGGATTAGGCACGATGTCGGAAATCATCCGGACGGCATGCGCGGGATCGAAGGCGAGGATTTCCGCATTGGCGGCCACCGTCTCGCCGACGAACAATTCGTCGCCGTCCTCGGCAAGCCTGATCCGTTGGAGCTGGCTTTCCGCCGCCTGTGCGTTTGCGGGCACCCGATCCGCGATGTTCTGCGGATTGAAGCCCCGCCAGTCGAGCGCGGCGAGCACATCCGTCTCGTAGTCCAGCTCGCGCGCGTCGCCGCTTTCCACCACCATCACCTTGGGCAAGTAGATTTCTGTGGAGGCGAACGCCGGGCGGCGATTGATCGTGCGGGCCGTCTGGCCGGCCCCGCTATTGTCGTCCTGCGTCACGCGCAGCACCAGGTCGCCGAGGCCGTCCTGTTCGAGGCCGTCCCTGATGGCGCCGACGACCGTGGCCGTATCGGCGTGATGCGTGATGACGTGACACTCATCGAGCGAATCAACGTCCGTCTTGAGTGCGCCGGGCTGGCGGAGAATGCGACCGACAAGCTGCGTCATGGCCTTGAGGTTGGCGCTTGCCGCAAGGCTGCACAGCACATAGGCAAAGGGGCAATCCCAGCCCTCTTGCAGGGCCTGTTTCGTGATGATCGCCCTGACCCGGTTTGTGGGCGATAAGAGGTCCTGGTTCTCGGGATCGTTTAGATCGTTTTGCTGCGCGGTTTTGATTGCGATTTCCGCTTGATCGAAACCTGCCGTCAGGAGCCATTCCTTCACGTCTTCGGCATGGATATGGCCGCTTTCGCGCTGATCCGCGCCTGTGCGCTCGACCTGGATCAACATGATCGGGCGAATATAGCGGCCCGTATCAGCTTGCAGTCGCCGGGCTTCGGCATCCAGCGCGTTAAGCTTGGTAAGCGCCGCGTTCAGCGTCGCCCTCCAGTCATTGCCCTGCCGGGGATCGAGGTTGAGCGGCATCTTTATCATGCCCTCGCGGTCCAGCTCGCGCCCCGTCACTTCCACCAGCACATTGGCATAGCGGCCTTCGCGCGGATTGCGGCCGCCGCGCGGCTGCACATCCTGCGGCGTGGCGGTCAGTTCAAGCACGAAACAGGGGTTGAATCCGTAGAGCGTGCCGAAGGCGAGATCGGAAATGGCGCGGTGGCCTTCATCCATAACGACCACGGGCCGGATGATCCGAAGGGCATTCCCGAGGGAATCCTTCACCATCGGGAACATGCCCGTATAGGCGGAGAGGTTCGGAGTGCGATCGATGGCGGCCTGATGCGCCTGTTGTTCGCCTTCGGGCGGGAAGAAGCCGTGCACGTCGCCCCGGTCCTGAAACATTTTCAGGGAATCCTGCGTCTCGCGGTTCGCGGATTGCAACATCAGCAGCATGACGCAGAGATTGGTTTCCACGTCCCGCACATCGAGCCGGTCCGTTTTCTCCATGATCTTCACGCGCCCCGCCGCTGCGCGGTCGAGCGCCTGACGATAGGGGTGCTGTCGATCCTTCAGGTGCTTGAGGGTCTGCGTATAGATCGCCTCGTTCGGCACAATCCATAGGACGAAGCCGGAGTTGCGGTCGAGATAGCGGCCCATCACCCGCGACACGGCGGAGACGGCAAGCCACGTCTTGCCGCCCCCCGTCGGTACTTTCAGCACCGCATTGGGCACGGGCCGCTCGCAGCCGTCCATGCGCGGCGAGAACGGAATCGCGGCGCGGGAAGCGGGCAGCTTCCCCGCCGCCTTCATCGCTTCCCAAGCCTCTTTCGCGAAATCCGGAATGGCAAGGCCAAGGTCCGGGTCTTGCGCGGCAAGCGCCGCCACCTTGTCGGCGCGCGCCTTCTTTTCCTTCAAAAGGTCGAGATAGTCGTCAAGCGTCTTGATGACGCGGTCCTGATAATCGAGCTGACGAAACACGGCGTCAGCTCCGATCTATCCGGTAGAGCGCGAAGGGCAGCGGCACGAACTCCACGGGGATGTTCTGTTCCGCCAGCATCTTCTGGCTCACGAACCGCGCCGGGGCGAAGACAAGGTGCCGCTTGTCCGGATCGGAGGCGGCGAATGCCTTGGCGCGCGCCAGCGTCAACGCCGCTTCCGGCGACTTCAGCCAATCGAGATCGGGCTTGTAGATCAGCCAGACATGCTGGCCTTCCATGGCACCAAGATAGAAATCATCCTCGCGCACAGCGGCGGGATCGAGCGCGTGATTGGTCGCCATGTGGAACAGCGCCGCGCCGAGACCGGCATAGGGCGGCAGGGTTTCGCCGCTCAGCACCTTATCCAGCTCGACGGGATCGCCGAGGGTGCAATAGGTGAAGGTGCCGCCGAGGCCGGTTTTATACTCGTCGTCCTTTGACGTCGGAACGCCCTGGATAAGGCGGCGAACACGCTCTGCCGTCAGTTCGTCGGCATAGTCTTCCATTTCGACAAGGATAAACTTCCGATTTCCGCCATCCCTTTCGTTCAGTTTCATGACCGCCTGCGCCGTCGTTCCGGAGCCAGCAAATGAGTCGAGAACGACAGCATCCGGGCCAGCGGTGTATGAAAGAAGCCACTCAATCAGTGTGTAGGTCTTTGGATTCTTGAAGGCTTGCTTCGACTCTGGAAAAATCTTTTTCAGCTCATTCGCGCCGCGCCGACCATCTATTTCAATGATCCCCGGCATCTTCTCCTTGTAGTCCTTAACGTAGGTCTTGAGGCGGATGAGCTGATCGGGATCGTCGCTGAAAATGATGCGGTCCTGCGCAAGCAACTCGTCGCGGGTGTCTTCAGGAAAGCGGTATCCCATGAGCGGTTGGGGCACCAGTTTCTGGGTCTTGGGATTCATTAAATCCCAGCGATAACCCTCACGGCCTGGGTTGTGGACGCTTCGCGAGGCAGTGAAAATCCCGCCCCGGTCGATCTGATTATACTCCTGCAAGGGGCCGAGTTGCGGCTTATGCAGCCGGAACCATTCCGCATACTGGGATGAAAGCTCATCATCACTTAAGTTGGCGGCCAAAAGCTCCTGTTCCTTCGCAAGAAGGCAATCTTTCAGGTCCGACCACGGAGAACTCCAGATAGGCGCAACGCCATCCCGCTCCAAGCAAAATACATGAACATACTCATGCTCAATCGCGATATTCGTTGGATTATTATCTGTCGCATTCTTCCAGATAATGGTACCAAGATGAGGATTGCTTTTAGGATTATTATTGTCGCCGAATGTAGCGTGCAGAAGATGCTTGAACAGAGCGACTTCGTTATCGTCGATGCTCGCAAAAATGACTGCCCCCGGCTTCATGAGGTCACGTAAGAGCTGAAGGCGCGGCCACATCATGCACGCCCACTTGTCATGCCGAAGCGTGTCATCGACGGTGATCGGATTGCTATCGAGCCACTCCTGAATCACCGGCGAATTGACTTTATCGTTATATGACCAATCGCTCTTGCCGGTATTGTAGGGCGGGTCGATATACACGCAGTCCACCTTGCCCGCGTAGAGCGGCAAGAGCGCTTTCAGCGCATGCAGGTTGTCGCCGTGGATGATGAGGCTGCCGTCAAGCGCGACAGGACCGATGCCTTTGTCTGCATCGGGCACGAGCGGACGGAAGGGCACCGCCAGATGGTGGTTATAAACAAACTCTTTGCCCTTGAAACTCAGCTCCGTCATCGCCCCTCCTCAACCTCACCTCCTGCGGCGCTCTCGGCGCGACCAGTGGAAGTGATCTTTAGCTAGCCAGCGCCCCGACCGCGTCGAATCGGTTCAACCTAACGGAGCAGCCCTCCGCCGCAAAAAAGCAACCGCACAAGAGCGTGGGCGAGATCCATCGACAGCCATCATCCGGTTCGACATCACCGTGGCATACCTGTTGACAGTATGCCACGGCCGTGTCATTCGTCCGCTCATGAGCACATACACAGACACCCAGATCCTTGAAGCCACCCAGCTGCCCGAGCGGCAGCTCCGCGTGCTGATCACGTCCAAAGGCGCCGTCCCCGAGAGCGGCGGCAAGGGCGTTGTCCGACGCTGGACGGCTACGACCGTTCGTTATGTCGCGCGGGTCTCCGCGCTGCACAGGGCGGGGTTGAGCCTGAAGCTGGCGAACAAGATCGTCGCCGAGATGCGCGGCGACGCCAATTTTGATCACATCGACCCTGACCATGCCGACGCGGCAGCGAGCCGTGGGTGGTTCGATCCTGAGCAACCGCTGCGGGCCGAGAGCGGCGATGCGATCCTGGGAATCGCTGAGGGCGGGCTTGTGATCCTCACCGACGAAGCTGGAACGCGGCTGATCGGGCGTGTGACCGAGGACGGCTCGGACTTCTGGCACATCTCTTACTTCGTGATGGCCGAGTATCGGGCCCCGGACAGCAACTGGGAGCAGCAGCTTCTGGGGGCCACTTTCATGCTGCGGATCAATCTCAGCCTGGCATGCCGGATCGCGATGCGGCGGCTGCTGGGGATCGAGGTCTACTTCCAGAACGGCCGCCCCTTCAGCCCGGGCCGCAGCCTCTGATGCCACGGCCCGTCCGCCATAGCCCCGGGGATCTGGCGCCAGTCTTCGTCGACCGTAGCACGGCGGCGAGGCTGGTCCAGATCAGCGTGGATACCTGGGATAGCTGGGTCCGCAGCGGCTTCGTGCCGCGCGCCCGCGTCCAGCATGGCGGCATCACTCGCTGGCACTGGCCCGAGGTCGAGGCCCAGCTTCTTGCCGCTCGCCAGCCCGGCGAAATCGACCCATACATGAAGGGGATTGCCGATGCAGCGCCGCGCCGCAGCCGTCACGCTTCCCGCTAATGTCATGCGGATCAGGGGCCGCAACGGGAAGCACTACTACTATTTTCAGGAGCGCCGCGGCCAGAAGGATGCGGGCGAGCGCTTTCGGCTACCTGGAGACCCCCATGATCCAGTCTTCTGGGCCAAGGTGCAGGAGCTGAGCCTCGGCTACTCGGGCCCCAAGCCTGGCAGCTTCGATGCACTGATCGCCCACTACCGCAGCCTGAGCAGCTACCGCAATCTCGCGCGCAATACACAGAATACCTACGGCATCGCTCTGGGCCATATCTCGGCGGCGCTGGGCGCTCAGGAGGTGCGGGGTTTTCAAGCGCGTCATCTCTACGCGCTTCAGGAGGCCCATGCCGATCGCCCGTCGATGGCCAATATGATTGTCCGGGTGATGAGCGTCCTATTGCGGGAAGGCGTCCGCGCTGACTATTGCGCCTCGAACGTCGCTAGGGATGTGAAGCAACTCAGAGAGAACCCTGATGGCGCCGCCCCGTGGAGCGAAGCTGTCTTCTCGTACGTGCTGCGGAATGCGCCCGAGCGACTGATGAGGGCTGCCGTCTTGGGGCGGGCAACAGGTCAGCGTGCGGTCGATCTGGTCCGTATGCGCGGCGCCGACCTCCACGAGCAGGGCATCAAATTCACCATCACGAAGTTGCGCGGGGCGCCTCACTGGTGCCCGTTACCGAACGATGCGTGGGCGATCATCAAAGCTTGGGATGAGCAACCCATGCTGCCATTTCTGCACAAGGACGGTCGCTTCTGGAACGAAGAGCGGCTGCGTGAGGAATGGTTGGCTTGGAAGCGTCAGCACTCCGACCACATTCCTCAGGATGCGACCCTCCATGACCTTCGCGCCAATGCTGTTTGTGACCGTCGGAACGCGGGTGTGCCGCACCAGCAGATCGTCGCCCAGCTCGGCATGTCGCAAGGGATGGTCATGCGCTACTCGAAGCACATCGACCAGGCTTTGAACGCCGTCGAGGGCATGGCCCTGATGGAACGAGCCGAGAACGGCGTGTTGCAAAACATCTACGGCTCAATTGCAAAACGGTCCGCGTAAGCGGTTGTTTGGACGTCGCTTTCGACCGCTTCGGCGTTTAATTGGCGGTTAAGTCCCCGCCCGTGGCATGATCGCGCGGCCGAATCGCCGGCCTCAGATGAAAGGCGACGCCTTGGTCCGTTTCGAGAATGTCGGTCTGCGCTACGGGCTGGGGCCCGAAGTGCTGAAGGATCTCTCCTTCGGCATCGAGCCGCATTCCTTCCAGTTCCTCACCGGACCCTCCGGCGCCGGCAAGACCAGCCTGCTGAAGCTGCTCTTCCTGTCGCTGCGGGCGACGCGCGGCATCGTCACCGTCTTCGACCACGACACCTCGCGCCTGTCCAAGGACGAGCTCTCGGTGCTGCGCCGCCGAATCGGCATCGTCTTCCAGGACTTCCGCCTGCTCGATCACCTGACCACCTACGAGAACGTCGCGCTGCCGCTGCGCGTCCTCGGCAAGGAGGAGGCGAGCTACCGCTCCGAGGTCATCGACCTCCTGGAATGGGTCGGGCTCGGCGAGCGCATCGACGCCTATCCGCCGATCCTCTCCGGCGGCGAGAAGCAGCGCGCCGCCATCGCCCGCGCCGTCATCGTCCGCCCGGAGATGTTGCTGGCCGACGAGCCCACGGGGAATGTCGACCCCCCGCTCGCCAAGCGCCTGCTGCGCCTCTTCGTCGAGCTCAACCGCACCGGCACCGCCGTGCTCATCGCCACCCACGACCTCTCCCTGCTCGACCAGGTGGAGGCGCGCCAGCTCGTCATCCGCGAGGGCAGCCTCACCGTCACCGATCCCCACCATGCCGAGGCGGGCGGATGGTGAGCGGAACCCGCCGCAGCGCCGCCCTGCGCCACTGGCTGGCGACCCGCGAGCGCGACGGGCTCGCCGGCACGGCGGCGGCCGGTCATCGCCCGCGCGGCGCCTCCCTCGTGCCGCCCTCCTCCATCGCCGGGCGGGCGCTGGCGGTGATCATCGCCATCATGACCTTCCTCGGCTCGCTGACGGTGGGCAGCGTCGATCTCGTCCGC contains:
- a CDS encoding DEAD/DEAH box helicase; the encoded protein is MFRQLDYQDRVIKTLDDYLDLLKEKKARADKVAALAAQDPDLGLAIPDFAKEAWEAMKAAGKLPASRAAIPFSPRMDGCERPVPNAVLKVPTGGGKTWLAVSAVSRVMGRYLDRNSGFVLWIVPNEAIYTQTLKHLKDRQHPYRQALDRAAAGRVKIMEKTDRLDVRDVETNLCVMLLMLQSANRETQDSLKMFQDRGDVHGFFPPEGEQQAHQAAIDRTPNLSAYTGMFPMVKDSLGNALRIIRPVVVMDEGHRAISDLAFGTLYGFNPCFVLELTATPQDVQPRGGRNPREGRYANVLVEVTGRELDREGMIKMPLNLDPRQGNDWRATLNAALTKLNALDAEARRLQADTGRYIRPIMLIQVERTGADQRESGHIHAEDVKEWLLTAGFDQAEIAIKTAQQNDLNDPENQDLLSPTNRVRAIITKQALQEGWDCPFAYVLCSLAASANLKAMTQLVGRILRQPGALKTDVDSLDECHVITHHADTATVVGAIRDGLEQDGLGDLVLRVTQDDNSGAGQTARTINRRPAFASTEIYLPKVMVVESGDARELDYETDVLAALDWRGFNPQNIADRVPANAQAAESQLQRIRLAEDGDELFVGETVAANAEILAFDPAHAVRMISDIVPNPFVGREIVGATVTALRARGFDDAKLGLLASLIVEELRKGLDAARNAHAEALFKAEVAAGRIQFRLRLDGRNWRMPFSIETTEPENARQLLNRTGGPLEKSLFAPVYEKELNSDERDVAVYLDGEKTLAWWHRNVARTQYGVQGWKRAKIYPDFIFAVQRDGEAKRITVLETKGDQLDNLDTAYKRDALSFLSDHFEWDEATPVGELELVNNGETVEGTLILMSEWKAKLPAYL
- a CDS encoding site-specific DNA-methyltransferase; amino-acid sequence: MTELSFKGKEFVYNHHLAVPFRPLVPDADKGIGPVALDGSLIIHGDNLHALKALLPLYAGKVDCVYIDPPYNTGKSDWSYNDKVNSPVIQEWLDSNPITVDDTLRHDKWACMMWPRLQLLRDLMKPGAVIFASIDDNEVALFKHLLHATFGDNNNPKSNPHLGTIIWKNATDNNPTNIAIEHEYVHVFCLERDGVAPIWSSPWSDLKDCLLAKEQELLAANLSDDELSSQYAEWFRLHKPQLGPLQEYNQIDRGGIFTASRSVHNPGREGYRWDLMNPKTQKLVPQPLMGYRFPEDTRDELLAQDRIIFSDDPDQLIRLKTYVKDYKEKMPGIIEIDGRRGANELKKIFPESKQAFKNPKTYTLIEWLLSYTAGPDAVVLDSFAGSGTTAQAVMKLNERDGGNRKFILVEMEDYADELTAERVRRLIQGVPTSKDDEYKTGLGGTFTYCTLGDPVELDKVLSGETLPPYAGLGAALFHMATNHALDPAAVREDDFYLGAMEGQHVWLIYKPDLDWLKSPEAALTLARAKAFAASDPDKRHLVFAPARFVSQKMLAEQNIPVEFVPLPFALYRIDRS
- a CDS encoding tyrosine-type recombinase/integrase, with the protein product MQRRAAAVTLPANVMRIRGRNGKHYYYFQERRGQKDAGERFRLPGDPHDPVFWAKVQELSLGYSGPKPGSFDALIAHYRSLSSYRNLARNTQNTYGIALGHISAALGAQEVRGFQARHLYALQEAHADRPSMANMIVRVMSVLLREGVRADYCASNVARDVKQLRENPDGAAPWSEAVFSYVLRNAPERLMRAAVLGRATGQRAVDLVRMRGADLHEQGIKFTITKLRGAPHWCPLPNDAWAIIKAWDEQPMLPFLHKDGRFWNEERLREEWLAWKRQHSDHIPQDATLHDLRANAVCDRRNAGVPHQQIVAQLGMSQGMVMRYSKHIDQALNAVEGMALMERAENGVLQNIYGSIAKRSA
- the ftsE gene encoding cell division ATP-binding protein FtsE; its protein translation is MVRFENVGLRYGLGPEVLKDLSFGIEPHSFQFLTGPSGAGKTSLLKLLFLSLRATRGIVTVFDHDTSRLSKDELSVLRRRIGIVFQDFRLLDHLTTYENVALPLRVLGKEEASYRSEVIDLLEWVGLGERIDAYPPILSGGEKQRAAIARAVIVRPEMLLADEPTGNVDPPLAKRLLRLFVELNRTGTAVLIATHDLSLLDQVEARQLVIREGSLTVTDPHHAEAGGW